In Bogoriella caseilytica, the genomic window CTTGTCCAGCACCTGCTGGTTGAAGGGATTGCGGTAGAGGATGCCGATGTCGCTGCGTAGCGTGGCGACATCTTCGATGATGTCGTGCGTTCGGGTCTCCCGAAGCGTGAACTCGTACTCCGCGGTGTCGGCCCGCCGGACCATGTTGACGAAGGCATTGACCGCGAAGGCATAGTGCTGAGTCGAGATGGAACAGAGACGGCGGGGCGGCTTCTTGTCGGCATAGCGTTGCTCAAGCAGGTCGGCCTGCTGGACCACCTGCCGGGCATAGCCGAGGAACTCCACGCCGTCCGGGGTCAGGCTGATCCCCTGGGCGGTGCGGGTGAAGAGTTCGCGGCCCACGCGAGCCTCGATCTCTTTCATCGACTTCGACAAGCTTGGCTGCGCGACGTAGAGCGCGGCCGCCGCCCGGGTGATCGAGCCGCTGGCGGCGACCTCGATGAAGTACTTCAGCTGCTGCAGGGTCACCAGGCTGTCCATTGGCCCAGTATGGGCGGTGGTCGGGTGATGTTGACAGGCGGCGAAATCCCTTGAGTTGCAGCCACCGCACCGCCGTACGATCCGCAGATGGCCGACGCGATCTTCTCCCACCCCCGTCTTGCCCGCGTCTATGACGCTCTCGACGGCGACCGTAGCGACTTGACCACCTACACCGAGTTGGCGGCGCAGCTCGGAGCCAGGTCCGTGTTGGACATCGGGTGCGGGACCGGAAGTCTTGCCTGCCGGCTCGCGGCGGGAGGTGTCTCGGTGGTCGGGGTCGATCCGGCGGCGGCCTCGGTGGAGGTGGCCCGGGGGAAGCCTGGAGCCGGGGCCGTGACCTGGCTGGTGGGGACGGCGCCAGACGTGGCGGCTGATCCCGCTCACCGCCAGCGCTTCGACCTGGCCACGATGACGGCCAACGTCGCCCAGGTCTTCGTGGAGGATTCGGACTGGATCGAGACGCTCTGTGCCATTCACACCTGCCTGCGCCCTGGGGGCTGGTTGGCCTTCGAGTCCCGGGTGCCTGCGGATCGTGCCTGGGAGCGCTGGACCAAGGAACTGTCACATCGGGTCGTCGACACCGGAGCCGGTGGACTCGTGGAGGACTGGGTCGAGGTGACCGCTGTGGACGGTGAGCTCGTCACCTTCGAGTCGCCTACGGTCTTCCACTCCGATGGCGAGCGCATCGACTCCACGAGCACGCTGAGGTTTCGCAGCGAAGACGCTCTGCGTTCGACGGTGGCCGAGGCTGGCTTCACCGAGGTGGAGATCCGCGACCTTCCCTATGCGCCCGGTCGAGGATGGCTCGTGCTGGCGGAAGCCCCGGGGTAGAAAGGCTAGGCCGATGCGAGAGCCTCTCAGCTGGGTCGCCGACACGGAAGTGGGGCAGTGGCTGCGCCCGGTGGTAGTCGAGGAGGCCACCTATCGCAGGAAGTGGTCGCGATACCAGGGAATGCTGGCGAGCAGGCCGGCGATCACGAGGGCGAGCAGGAAGCCCCACCCGCCGGAAAGTCGACGGGCACGTTGCGGAGACGGGCGTCGCCGGCCCCACAGGGTGGGTTCCAGGATCGCGAATACCAGCCAGGTGATCGGCGTCGCTACGGCGAGCCAGAACCACGCCCACTTCGATGCCAGGCGAGGTCGAGGTCCACCGATGAGTAGCAGCAGCGCAGCGGTCCACGCGAGGCCGCTGAACCACACGAGGTGCCCGCCGCTCGAGGCCCCAAGATCCCGTTCGAGCACCTGAACGCCAGAGCGTGAGGCGAGGTCAAGGATCATCGCTCGCTCATCGGCACCGGACACGGAGGGATCATCAACTGCCCATCCCTCCGGAGCCGCGTTCTCAGAG contains:
- a CDS encoding class I SAM-dependent methyltransferase, with the protein product MADAIFSHPRLARVYDALDGDRSDLTTYTELAAQLGARSVLDIGCGTGSLACRLAAGGVSVVGVDPAAASVEVARGKPGAGAVTWLVGTAPDVAADPAHRQRFDLATMTANVAQVFVEDSDWIETLCAIHTCLRPGGWLAFESRVPADRAWERWTKELSHRVVDTGAGGLVEDWVEVTAVDGELVTFESPTVFHSDGERIDSTSTLRFRSEDALRSTVAEAGFTEVEIRDLPYAPGRGWLVLAEAPG
- a CDS encoding LysR family transcriptional regulator, whose protein sequence is MDSLVTLQQLKYFIEVAASGSITRAAAALYVAQPSLSKSMKEIEARVGRELFTRTAQGISLTPDGVEFLGYARQVVQQADLLEQRYADKKPPRRLCSISTQHYAFAVNAFVNMVRRADTAEYEFTLRETRTHDIIEDVATLRSDIGILYRNPFNQQVLDKIFRTRGLAFHPLFTARPHVFVSRTNPLAGRASVSPADLADYPCLSFDQGVHNSFYFAEEILSTEFSPKAVRVSDRATIFNLMIGLNGYTISTGILSTDLNGENIVSVPLEVDDHIEVGWIAPASVQLTGQARTYLDELERVLAEEVDDDS